Within the Salvia hispanica cultivar TCC Black 2014 chromosome 4, UniMelb_Shisp_WGS_1.0, whole genome shotgun sequence genome, the region ATAATGCATGAATTGATCACTTGTAAGGTTGAATCCTCTATGGCAATTTTACCTATTtacaacttttttcttttagtgGTTAAAATTAATGGTTGTAATCACTTTAATTAGAaacatattttcaaataaaatttagaaaatatattctcAGGCCTATCACTAATCCATTTTTGTCAAATGTACCTGTCGTAATAAATATTGgatcaaaatttatagtagtCGAATTGGCATTCTCATCGTCATTGACTTTCGGAAATTGCCACGTTCCTTCCTATATTCAAGGGGTGTACGCAGAATATGTACATTGGTATATATCCATATGGCCTACTTAAAAAAAGTATGTGCAATGAAATACTTTTAACAATTTCGTTGACAATTTTAGATAATCGAGATTGAATACTAGCTAAAATATCATGTCGTGTATACTACAATCTACTCCTCTCCTTTATATTgatataagattttattcaAGAAAAGAATGAAACTTAAAAACTCAGAAAACATCGCCCAAATTTTTGGACCAAGCCTCGTTATAATCTTCACAACAAAGACGAagccaaaataaaatcaaaactaattaattaaaatgaaaatcaatcCCATCAAGTATGCAAGATAGTCCAAGACAAAATGCCATAGCATGGGATTGGAAAAAGCGTaaacaaacaagaaaacaaattaagatTCAACATCACAAACCTCTTAAAATTCAACTTTTATGCATCACACAATGATTCTATCTCCCAAGAATCACTCTTACCATACACAAATCACTAATCCACACACCTCTTTCTTCCCCCACATTatacaaattgaaaataaaagataaataaaagtgaaataaaataaaatcagttGGAGGCCTTAGCCTTCCTCTTCTCCATGAAGAAGAATCCAAAGAGCGACACAACCGAGAAGGCGGAGAAGCAAGCCGAGGCGATGTCAAGCGACACATGGCGGCCCGTGACAGCCTCGACGGCGAAGAGGTTGGCCGACTTGTCGGCGTTGGTGGTCTGGCCGTAGCCGACTTCTTCCCCGGCTGCGTTGTACACGTAAGCCCTGATGAAGTAGGTGGCGGTGGGCACGTCCCTCTTGACGGTGTAGGTGACGGAGTTGTCGGAGGCGGAGTAGGCCCTCTCGACGATGGTGTGCTGGCACGTCTTGTCCTTCTTCAAGAGGTCCACCGTCTTCCTCCACCCGCGGTCCTTCTGGCTCACCGGGGCGTAGCACAGCAGCACCTTCACCGTCTTGTAGCTCGACTCTGTCCCCGCGGGATATGTGGCGTTCACTTTCCACGACACGGTTATCTTGTCTTCTCCCGCCTTCAGAACTgcaaaatttaattgttaattattgacTGCATATTAGTCTGATATTGTCCCCTTTAAGCCAAGTCTGCACGAATTTGTTTGAAGGACTCAGACTAATTAGGAGAGTTACCTTGGCCGGCTTGAACTGAAGAGTCGAGGTCCAGGGTTCTCTggagagaagagaaagtgaTGGCGTAGCAAGTGGCGGCCAAGCACGAAAGCAGGATGGTTGCAACGATGACTCTGTTGATCGCCATTTGAAGAAAGTGATGTTGCAGAGAAGGTTGGGGGATGATTGTGAGGAGTTGAAGATGGGGTGAAGGGTAACAATGAGTTTGGTATATATAGAGGGGAAAAGGGTagctatatataaatatctttcACATTCAAATCAAACTTAACCCTCAAAAAAGTCAAACACTATAATCCAGCTGAAATTTATGTGTTAGTGGTAGTGATTAACAAGAACtgatgaagaaaaaatggatgatgatgatgtttttcatttattttattttgagagtgGCCCATTGGTATATTCAAGAGATATATGCGTGTGATTGTATGTCTATGTGTTTTGTGTGTGTAGTTGACTTGGCTTATTAATACTACATTCTTGTTTTGGTTGGTTATGAACTGGAGGTGTGTGGGGTGGGATACTTGCTGTAAAGGATCAAGATACtcattttgtacatttttgtagttgatactatcaaaatatttttcccCCACATATGGATTTGGGTccatcataattaaattacaagaGGCTAGATGAACAAATTAGTTTATTTGAAGAACTCAGATATGCTTGCAAATGTTGAAGTTGgtttatttgttgttatttgaTGAGTACTATATGAACATTTGCAAATAAAGACAATTCTTGTGCAAGATGTATTCACTGTCTAACTCTCACATAATGTATCTCTAATTAAGCAAacaaatactattaataataaaagaaagaagacATATGGGTGCAtaggggtgtgatcaattgttaacttttttaagttgctaacttgctaactcatcaatgcagtgttttaaaaatatcaacacgatgacattaaaatgtcaacacataattttgttgaacttcaatataatatgttgatattatgtgttgacatttttaatacactgtattaatgagttagcagagttagcaacttaaatagttagcaatataacgcaccccTGGGTGCATAATTAATACATCCACcttaattataaatgaaatgaataaattttaattaataattacctaaaactgaaaatataaCCGCAGACATCACACGTAACTTTTCATGAAAAAGAAAGTCGTCTAATTAGACCAAATAAAGCACAAAAATGTAGGAATTAATTCAACCATAGGTTTAATTGATTAATGTCATGTGATAATATAGCTATATACTGTaagaaaagtttgaaaagtaaGATGAACTAATTAATAGCTAAATAATATAGCTagattaattgatttttttttggtattactaatttgaatttgattcttGATATcactaatttgaaaattaagaaaatgtacAAAGGCCTAAGCTGGAGTGTTAAAGCAAAAGGCAAGTGAGAAGCTGCAGCTCGGTGGCAGTTCAATACCCTTGTCCGTTCATATTTGTCAAAGCTCTAACCTTCTCTCTCATCAATGACGAGATTGAATGGGTCTAAAATAGCTAGATTAATTCTTATAGTATAGTGttgaatattaataataatctaATCACAAGTTGCTGGATTTCAAAGGCAGAAAGTGGAAAGTAATAAAtgtcaaattaataaacaaacatCACCGGTGTCCCTCAGTAAACGAGGTCCGTCAATAATGTTGATGGCATTTCCGTgacaattttcaaattaataaacaaacatCACCGGTGTCCCTCAGTAAACGAGGTCCGTCGATAATGTTGATGGCATTTCCGTGccaaaaattatcaatacGTACTTCATCAGtaattcaacaattttttttcgtcAATTTTTTCCGTCAACATATATCCGCCATCagtaattcaaaaaaaaaaaacggcaATTTTTTTCGTCAACATGATATCCGCCATCAGtaattcaacaatttttttcccgACAACATGATATCTGCGATGAATTCTATCtctattcttcattttttttattgtcatATACAACAACATAATCATATTTACACTTGATAATCATACTATCTCCTTTTCAAAATATACCTTGAGCAATTATTTTTCCATTGTCAAGAGCTGATTTAGCACGCCAAAAGTCCATGCTAATAATGATGTGAGCTATtcatattcaatatataaaggtTAAATAAGACATTTTACCCTGGGTGATAAATATGTAAGGCAATAATAGAGTAGAAAATATCAAGACATTTATGGAGAAAAATCTTTTGAGTAAactaacaacaaaaatatctcgcgaatgaaaaaaatggtatgcaaaactttaaattaggTTCCAAACTTAGTCaacaaatactactcctacaaaagaaaaagcCCTAAATATGATAGTGAGTTAGTAACAAATGTAGACCTGCAATTGGATGTAAATCATGTACGTAAAAAGGTTGTAATctgaaattagtttttttatgaaaataaatggtgttctattattaatttttgataaaCCAGTTATTGACCgtattttttcctttaataaggCATTTTAGTAAACGGTTGCTAGTTGGTCGtcaataatactactaatactatctccgtccaaaaaaaaaaagactaattttatcatttagaACCATCtacaataaatcaatatttaaatataaaaggtttaacttaattaaatattaatgtggatccttttaaatatgaaaagtttaacataattaaatattaatgtggATCCCATAATCTACTTATGCTCCTTCCACCACTTtttatatctctcttactttaccaattatgcattaaaaattaaaactaatgttATTTACGACTTAACCAATTTTTAGTGGTCGGTATTTAATATTtctgtaatttttatttaaaaaaaaatactccattattatgaaaaatgaaattaggaTTATTGCTGGCCCATACTGATGGCCCATTGAGCCTTATCTAGCGTAGTCCGACTACATTTAGCCCACTAACCTCTTTTGGCCAAGACCATCAACGCCACACTTTAAAACGGTGCTTTCAACCTAGATCATCNNNNNNNNNNNNNNNNNNNNNNNNNNNNNNNNNNNNNNNNNNNNNNNNNNNNNNNNNNNNNNNNNNNNNNNNNNNNNNNNNNNNNNNNNNNNNNNNNNNNGAACAGATTTTGAGCTTTTGGGTCGTTTCTGATCTCCTCCTCCAGCACCCCAGCATCTTCTTCTACGAGTTTTATGACGTCTTCGAGCTCCTTTATGGTTTTTTCATCGGATCCTTGCGGTGAATGGCCTCTGGTCCAATAATCAACCTCGTCTTGAGCTGCGTAGATGGCATCTCTAATTCTGTTTTGCAGATCCTTCATTTTGTCAAGAAGGGAAGATTGCAGAGAATAATCTAAGTCGGGAGAAGATTGCAGAGAATAATCTAAGCcaggaaaatatcaaaattagcATATAATTGATATGTAATTTCTCCAATTAAGAATAGATTTATTCTCTGCCTTAGTTACACATATTTCTACCTATAAAAAGGTGTAAAGATTGTATAGAAAATAcacagaaataaaaaatgaatcctTCCCTTCCACATCTTTTCTTCTCGGTTGAAATCCTTTTGTAAGATGGTACCAGAGCAGGTTAAATCTTCCATGGGGACTCAGAAACAGAGTCATCATAGTCCCTAACCCTTCTCGGCCTTCAGCCTAACCCTTTCCAACCGAGAACCTGCAAATCAGCCAACCAAAAACCATGTCAGATTCCGAACCAGAAACTCCAAAAAAAACCTCAACCGAGGGCAGCCAATCTGGCTTCCCACCCGAATTCGCTGCACAACTTGCGGCATTCATGAAACAAAACTTCGATATGCCACCAGAAAGAAAGCCAGTAATACCACCGGCAACAACCCAACCTATTCAACCCGACCACCCCGAGAATTTCGAGGAAGTCTCCGTGAAAACCAAACTGGATGGAGACAACTATCCCCTGTGGATAACCCTCATGAAACGAGCGATTAGGGGAAAAGGTTTGGCGTCTCACATAGTTGGAGTTTCAAAACCTCCCCCGATCGAGGATCCCGGTTACGCAAAATGGCAACAACGGGATGATACGGTGTTCAATTGGATCATCAACAACCTCGAGACAAGCCTGGTAAACGAGGTATCCCGGTATGAGACGGCGAGAGACCTATGGGACGGACTTGCCGTCACATACGGGAGCGGTTCAGATCCTGTCCAAATATGGGATCTGCACCAACAAGCATATGATATGAGACAAGGAACAATGACATTGGAGGAATTATGGAATAAGTTTCAGGACTTATGGATCATGATTGACACCCGAGACCCAAATCCGATGAGTTACCCATCggaaattgagaaatacaaCCAGAGAGAACAAAGGTTTCGAGTATACCAGTTTCTGCGAGCCCTAGATCACAAGTACGATGCTGTTAAGAAGGAGATCATCAACAAAGATCCACTTCCAACAGTGAAGCAAGCGTATGGAATTATTCGAAGAGAAGCCATCAATTCCGGAGTCCTCAAACCAGAATCGAAGGA harbors:
- the LOC125219352 gene encoding high-affinity nitrate transporter 3.1-like, coding for MAINRVIVATILLSCLAATCYAITFSSLQRTLDLDSSVQAGQVLKAGEDKITVSWKVNATYPAGTESSYKTVKVLLCYAPVSQKDRGWRKTVDLLKKDKTCQHTIVERAYSASDNSVTYTVKRDVPTATYFIRAYVYNAAGEEVGYGQTTNADKSANLFAVEAVTGRHVSLDIASACFSAFSVVSLFGFFFMEKRKAKASN